In Isoptericola variabilis 225, the genomic window CCGACGTCGACGCCGCGCGACGGCTCGTCGAGCAGCAGCACGTCGCACCCGTGGACGAGCCAGCGTGCGAGCAGCGCCTTCTGCTGGTTGCCGCCCGACAGGGTCCGGGCGGCACGATCGACGCCGCGCGGGCGCAGGTCGAGCGCCTCGGCCTGCTCCTTGGCGGCGTTCCGCTCGGCGCGCTCGTCGAGCCAGCCGGCCGTGGCCATCCGCGCGAACGTCGAGAGCGTGATGTTCTTGTAGACCGGCTCGTCGAGCAGGAGCCCCTGGCTCTTGCGCTCCTCGGGCGCCAGGCCGATGCCTGCCGCGACCGCGGACGGGACCGAGCCCGGGCGCAGCCGCTTGCCGTTGACGACGACGGTGCCGCCGGTCGCCTTGCGGGCGCCGTAGATCGTCTCGAGGATCTCCGAGCGCCCGGAGCCGACGAGGCCTGCGAGGCCGACGATCTCGCCGGCCCGCACCTGGAACGAGACGTCCGAGAACGTGTCGTCGAGGGTCAGGCCGGTGACCTCGAGGCGCACCGGCGCGTCGTCGGGCACGCCCGGCCGCGCCGGGAACGCGTACTCGACCGTGCGCCCGGTCATGAGCTTGATGAGCTCGTGCGTGGGCGTCGTCGAGACCGGCAGGTTGCGACCCACGGTGCGCCCGTCCTTGAGGACGGTGATCCGGTCGCCGATGCGGCGGATCTCCTCGAGGCGGTGCGAGATGTAGACGATCGCGATGCCCTGCGCGGTGAGCTCGTCGACCACGCGGAAGAGGTTCTCGACCTCGCCCGCGTCGAGCACCGCGGAGGGCTCGTCCATGATGATGACGCGCGCGTCGTGCGACAGGGCGCGGGCCATCGAGACGATCTGCTTCCCGGCGGCGGACAGGCGCCCGACCTCCATGTGCGGCGAGATCTCCGGGTGACCCAGTCGCCGCATGAGCTCGCGCGTGCGCTTCGCGGCCTCGCGACGCTGCGTGAAGCCGCCTCTCGCGAGCTCGTGCCCCAGGTAGATGTTCTCCGCGACGGTGAGGCCGTCGACGACGTCGAGCTCCTGGTACATCGTCGCCACGCCGTGCTTGAGCGCCGCGACGGGGTGGGGGATCGAGATCTCCTCGCCGTCGAGCAGGATGCGCCCGGCGGTGGGCTGGTGGGCGCCGGCGAGCACCTTGATGAGCGTCGACTTGCCGGCACCGTTCTGTCCGAGCAGGCAGTGCACCTCGCCGGGCAGGACGTCGAGGTCCACGCCGTCGAGCGCCTTCGCACCCGGGAAGTGCTTGACGATGCCCTCCATGCGCAGGAACGGCTCCTGCAGGGCGCCGTCGCGCGAGGGCGTGTCGGCGGGACGTTCGGTGGTGGAGGCGGCGGCAGGGTCGGTCGTGGGACCGGTGCCGTGCCGCGGCGTCGGGGCGTTGAGGGGGTCTGCATCGACCATGCGCTCAAAAGTAGGC contains:
- a CDS encoding sugar ABC transporter ATP-binding protein → MVDADPLNAPTPRHGTGPTTDPAAASTTERPADTPSRDGALQEPFLRMEGIVKHFPGAKALDGVDLDVLPGEVHCLLGQNGAGKSTLIKVLAGAHQPTAGRILLDGEEISIPHPVAALKHGVATMYQELDVVDGLTVAENIYLGHELARGGFTQRREAAKRTRELMRRLGHPEISPHMEVGRLSAAGKQIVSMARALSHDARVIIMDEPSAVLDAGEVENLFRVVDELTAQGIAIVYISHRLEEIRRIGDRITVLKDGRTVGRNLPVSTTPTHELIKLMTGRTVEYAFPARPGVPDDAPVRLEVTGLTLDDTFSDVSFQVRAGEIVGLAGLVGSGRSEILETIYGARKATGGTVVVNGKRLRPGSVPSAVAAGIGLAPEERKSQGLLLDEPVYKNITLSTFARMATAGWLDERAERNAAKEQAEALDLRPRGVDRAARTLSGGNQQKALLARWLVHGCDVLLLDEPSRGVDVGARAEIYALIRKLADAGNAVVVVSSEIPEVLGLADNVLVISEGRVVHRAPAQDIDEHGVLDLVMEGSVA